The following coding sequences are from one uncultured Fretibacterium sp. window:
- a CDS encoding Maf family protein encodes MGIGNEPLSILLASGSPRRRALLADLGWRFEWTAPRVDESLLPGEAPEALCERLARLKAEAPEAREGVLVLAADTIVVVDGRVLGKPADLDESREMLALLQGRGHEVLTGVALRWSGRTVTAVERTAVRFRPLSPGEVAAYAATGEGMDKAGSYAIQGRGALLVSGIDGDYFNVVGLPLCRLGMLLESVGLSLERLWAGLRSEDDFCFCGGAGA; translated from the coding sequence ATGGGGATCGGGAACGAGCCCCTCTCCATCCTCTTGGCCTCGGGCAGTCCCAGACGCCGCGCGCTTTTGGCTGACCTCGGCTGGCGTTTCGAGTGGACGGCCCCCAGGGTGGACGAGTCCCTGCTGCCGGGCGAGGCCCCCGAGGCGCTCTGCGAGCGTCTGGCGCGTCTGAAGGCGGAGGCCCCCGAGGCTCGGGAGGGCGTGCTGGTCCTGGCTGCGGACACCATCGTGGTGGTGGATGGGCGGGTCCTGGGGAAGCCCGCGGACCTCGATGAGAGCCGGGAGATGCTGGCCCTCCTGCAGGGGCGCGGGCACGAGGTGCTGACCGGGGTCGCGCTGCGGTGGAGCGGGCGCACGGTCACCGCCGTCGAGAGGACGGCGGTGCGCTTCCGCCCCCTGAGCCCCGGAGAGGTCGCCGCGTATGCCGCCACCGGCGAGGGGATGGACAAGGCGGGCTCCTACGCCATCCAGGGCCGGGGCGCCCTTTTGGTGAGCGGCATCGATGGGGATTACTTCAACGTCGTCGGGCTCCCCCTCTGTCGTCTCGGAATGCTGCTGGAATCCGTGGGGCTGAGCCTGGAACGCCTGTGGGCCGGGCTCCGATCGGAGGATGATTTTTGTTTTTGCGGAGGTGCTGGGGCTTGA
- a CDS encoding undecaprenyl-diphosphate phosphatase: MLNFRWETFILGVVQGLCEFLPVSSSGHLALLQNRFGLGGEGLLAFDLLLHCATLLAVLIFFRRDLCVLASGWFRGCVRRSARGEEGWRYGWAVLAATAATGAAALPLKGAVESAMQSQIAVGSGLLVTAGLLFLVPLFPEGERRPYLGTALLVGLAQGLAVFPGVSRSGATIAAGLFLGLAVAEAFRFSFLISIPVILGASLLEALKLRKSGGLGSLLEGWVWAALAAFVLGWLALILLRRLVLSGRWVYFGLYCLILGTFVIVSSVGLGF; the protein is encoded by the coding sequence ATGCTGAATTTCCGTTGGGAGACTTTTATCCTTGGCGTCGTGCAGGGGCTGTGCGAGTTTCTTCCCGTCAGCAGCTCCGGGCACCTCGCCCTGCTTCAGAACCGCTTCGGGCTGGGGGGAGAGGGGCTGCTGGCCTTCGACCTCCTGCTGCACTGCGCGACGCTGCTCGCCGTCCTGATCTTTTTCCGGCGGGATCTTTGCGTCCTGGCCTCGGGGTGGTTCCGCGGCTGCGTCCGGCGGAGCGCCCGCGGTGAGGAGGGCTGGCGGTACGGGTGGGCGGTCCTCGCGGCCACCGCGGCGACGGGGGCCGCGGCTCTGCCGCTCAAGGGGGCCGTCGAGTCCGCGATGCAGTCTCAGATCGCCGTCGGGAGCGGCCTCCTGGTGACGGCGGGGCTGCTGTTCCTCGTCCCCCTTTTTCCGGAAGGGGAGAGGAGGCCGTATCTCGGAACGGCCCTCCTGGTGGGGCTGGCGCAGGGGCTGGCCGTCTTCCCCGGCGTTTCCCGGTCCGGCGCCACGATAGCCGCGGGGCTCTTCCTGGGGCTGGCCGTCGCCGAGGCCTTCCGCTTCTCCTTCCTGATCTCGATCCCCGTCATCCTGGGCGCGTCCCTGCTGGAGGCCCTGAAGCTTCGGAAAAGCGGGGGGTTGGGCTCCCTGCTCGAGGGCTGGGTCTGGGCGGCCCTCGCGGCCTTCGTCCTGGGCTGGCTGGCCCTGATCCTGCTGCGCCGGCTCGTGCTCTCCGGTCGGTGGGTCTATTTCGGGTTGTACTGTCTGATCCTGGGGACCTTTGTCATCGTCTCCAGCGTGGGGCTGGGGTTTTAG